A single genomic interval of Stieleria maiorica harbors:
- a CDS encoding TolC family protein: MGRTVCNFFIAIATCFSVAGSVGAQTRDLPSWLTESTVPSAAEDAPAPELTEVYAEPVPEIPMAAALQLADQSDEHPDAAPSQATPPSYVAMNPDPLVVGDVPKEWLNETTISTSAGPTQVTSASVKQFLRSMAQRSPISDTYRPWWEATATAPFELSASSVVVDGDSLILEALRHSFRIAAVNENICIARTGITRAAADFDPTAFVESKFVRTSVPTGSDLDAGTNVDRLREEDFSFSGGLRRKTQTGAEFEIGQQIGLRDSSSQFFTPDNQGNSRLTLSFNQPLLNGAGQAYNQSLIVLAKLDTQIANEAATTTIQDHLLRVQESMWNLYYQRASLLLRIRHLNQAKSIHDWLENRQDLDALQSQLKRAEAAIATRNSELARAVTAIRNAEDQLRMLVNSPRLSDDKTVEIIPARPPSLTLVPVSMEDAVVTALQQRSEMNEVARELDTARVRLNVACNELLPMLDLVLETYVSGLRGSQDIGGSWIDQFSVGEPSYSAGLLFEVPLQRRAAKANVIRRQAELRKLAGRLGETIAKLHAEVAAAVREVETSHRELGARYVAMVSAQEYVDLISNRWRELPGDGFSANSLLEDLLDAQDRLLLEEVGFARAQIDYTLSTSRLKRATGTLLQIQPVGAAN; the protein is encoded by the coding sequence ATGGGACGGACCGTTTGCAATTTCTTCATCGCGATCGCGACCTGTTTTTCGGTCGCGGGATCGGTGGGTGCGCAAACGCGGGACTTGCCCTCCTGGCTGACCGAATCGACGGTCCCATCGGCGGCCGAAGACGCGCCGGCCCCCGAGTTGACGGAAGTCTATGCCGAGCCGGTGCCCGAGATCCCGATGGCGGCCGCGCTGCAGCTTGCCGATCAATCGGATGAACATCCTGACGCGGCCCCCTCGCAGGCCACGCCACCCTCGTACGTGGCGATGAATCCGGACCCATTGGTCGTCGGTGATGTGCCGAAGGAATGGTTGAACGAAACGACGATTTCGACGTCCGCCGGCCCGACCCAGGTGACATCCGCTTCGGTCAAGCAATTCCTAAGGTCGATGGCGCAGCGGTCTCCGATCTCCGATACCTACCGGCCCTGGTGGGAAGCCACCGCAACGGCGCCGTTTGAACTTTCCGCATCATCGGTGGTCGTCGACGGGGACAGTTTGATTTTGGAAGCCCTTCGCCACAGCTTTCGCATCGCGGCGGTCAACGAAAACATCTGCATCGCACGGACAGGCATCACACGCGCGGCGGCGGATTTTGACCCGACCGCGTTTGTCGAATCAAAATTCGTTCGCACCAGCGTGCCCACGGGAAGCGATCTGGACGCGGGCACTAACGTCGATCGGCTGCGTGAAGAAGACTTTTCGTTCTCCGGCGGTCTGCGACGGAAGACCCAGACCGGGGCGGAATTTGAGATCGGACAGCAGATCGGGTTGCGGGACAGCAGCTCGCAATTCTTTACCCCGGACAACCAGGGCAATTCCAGGCTGACGCTCAGTTTCAACCAACCGTTGCTCAACGGCGCCGGTCAAGCATACAACCAAAGCCTGATCGTGTTGGCCAAGCTGGACACCCAGATCGCCAACGAAGCGGCGACGACCACGATTCAAGATCATTTGCTACGTGTCCAGGAATCGATGTGGAACCTGTACTACCAGCGGGCGTCTTTGTTGCTGCGGATCCGCCATTTGAATCAAGCCAAATCGATTCACGACTGGTTGGAGAATCGACAGGACTTGGACGCTTTGCAGAGCCAGCTCAAACGCGCCGAGGCGGCGATTGCGACGCGGAATTCTGAACTGGCTCGGGCGGTGACGGCGATCCGTAACGCGGAAGACCAACTGCGGATGCTTGTCAATTCGCCTCGCTTGAGTGATGACAAGACCGTGGAGATCATTCCCGCTCGACCGCCCTCGCTGACGCTCGTCCCGGTGTCGATGGAAGACGCCGTCGTCACGGCACTGCAGCAGCGGAGTGAAATGAATGAGGTCGCCCGCGAATTGGACACCGCACGCGTCCGATTGAACGTCGCCTGCAACGAATTGTTGCCGATGTTGGATCTGGTGCTGGAAACCTATGTCAGCGGTTTGCGGGGAAGCCAAGACATCGGCGGTTCCTGGATCGACCAATTCAGCGTCGGTGAGCCCAGCTATAGCGCCGGGTTGCTCTTTGAAGTGCCGTTGCAACGCCGCGCGGCTAAGGCCAACGTGATACGTCGTCAAGCCGAACTGCGTAAGCTGGCCGGCCGTTTGGGCGAAACGATCGCCAAACTGCACGCCGAGGTGGCCGCTGCAGTCCGCGAAGTCGAAACCAGCCACCGAGAACTCGGCGCACGCTATGTCGCGATGGTTTCTGCCCAAGAGTATGTCGATCTGATATCCAATCGCTGGCGTGAACTGCCCGGCGACGGCTTTTCGGCCAACTCCCTGTTGGAGGACCTGCTGGATGCCCAGGATCGATTGTTGTTGGAAGAGGTCGGATTCGCTCGGGCGCAAATCGACTACACGCTCAGCACCTCGCGACTGAAACGCGCCACCGGCACGCTGCTGCAGATCCAACCGGTCGGTGCGGCGAACTAA
- a CDS encoding transposase — protein sequence MPQDPESMYRWRRWTPQQRQKILDERRQRNHPPHSPAHIQSDRTSLYMITAACFEHVPVIGITDRRIEAFSNSLSELLEEFCQTLFAWVVLPNHYHALVDAPDLTHVLKQIGTLHGRSSFDWNGEESQRGRKVWCNAAETAMKSEGHYYATWNYILHNPVHHGYCRKWTEWPYSSANEYVEHVGREHALRIWRAYPIYDYGQDWDPPEL from the coding sequence ATGCCGCAAGATCCCGAATCGATGTACCGATGGCGGCGCTGGACACCACAGCAGCGTCAGAAGATTCTCGATGAACGGCGACAGCGAAATCATCCGCCCCATTCACCGGCACACATTCAAAGCGATCGCACGTCGCTCTACATGATCACCGCAGCGTGCTTCGAACATGTGCCGGTCATCGGCATCACCGATCGACGAATAGAAGCGTTTTCAAACAGTTTGTCTGAATTGCTGGAAGAGTTTTGCCAAACCCTGTTTGCGTGGGTCGTGCTGCCCAACCATTACCACGCTCTCGTCGACGCACCTGATTTGACGCACGTCCTCAAACAAATTGGAACGCTACACGGTCGCTCATCGTTCGATTGGAACGGTGAAGAATCACAACGTGGTCGCAAGGTGTGGTGCAACGCAGCGGAGACCGCGATGAAATCCGAGGGTCACTACTACGCGACGTGGAACTACATTCTGCACAATCCCGTGCACCACGGATATTGTCGGAAGTGGACCGAGTGGCCGTACAGCAGTGCAAACGAGTACGTGGAACATGTTGGTCGCGAGCATGCGCTGCGGATCTGGCGTGCATACCCGATTTACGACTATGGCCAAGACTGGGATCCGCCCGAGCTTTGA
- a CDS encoding efflux RND transporter periplasmic adaptor subunit, which translates to MKSCHRSADVRLLSFQTVLIAGIALVCRSSLATEVQGYTEPVRTIEVASDETGTVDEVLVHLGQKIEQGQPLLRLNSQVHLAQIEVAKQQMNAQGRLDAAKAEVELTSARLEKLESLRKSGHARQAELHRAAKEFKVAEANLRSVVEEMETRRLEHDRLLTQMRRRVIHAPVTGIVTELHKEPGEFVAPNKPEIITLVQLDTLLANFALLGSQAEQLTTGQEIELQFSESGQVTSGKVHFISPVTDAESGTVLVKIAIDNADGMIRSGARCAIQLKD; encoded by the coding sequence ATGAAATCCTGCCACCGTTCCGCTGACGTGCGATTGCTCTCGTTCCAAACCGTTTTGATTGCGGGGATCGCATTGGTCTGTCGGTCTTCCCTCGCGACCGAGGTCCAAGGGTACACCGAACCCGTCCGGACCATCGAAGTCGCGTCGGATGAAACCGGAACGGTGGACGAGGTGTTGGTGCATTTGGGCCAGAAGATCGAACAAGGCCAACCACTTCTGCGACTGAACAGTCAAGTCCACCTGGCCCAGATCGAAGTTGCCAAGCAACAGATGAACGCCCAGGGCAGGTTGGATGCCGCCAAGGCGGAGGTCGAATTGACGTCCGCACGGTTGGAAAAACTCGAGTCGCTGCGCAAATCGGGGCATGCCCGCCAAGCCGAACTTCACCGCGCCGCGAAAGAATTCAAGGTTGCCGAGGCGAATCTGCGCAGTGTCGTCGAAGAGATGGAGACTCGACGGCTGGAACACGACCGTCTGCTCACGCAAATGCGTCGCCGCGTGATTCACGCCCCGGTCACGGGGATCGTCACCGAACTGCACAAGGAACCCGGGGAGTTCGTCGCTCCAAATAAGCCGGAGATCATTACCCTGGTTCAATTGGACACCTTGCTGGCCAACTTTGCCCTGCTTGGCTCCCAAGCCGAACAGCTGACGACGGGGCAGGAAATCGAATTGCAGTTCTCCGAATCGGGGCAAGTGACCTCCGGCAAGGTCCACTTCATCTCGCCGGTGACCGACGCCGAAAGCGGAACGGTGTTGGTCAAAATCGCGATCGACAATGCCGACGGGATGATCCGCAGCGGCGCCCGCTGCGCGATCCAATTGAAGGATTGA
- a CDS encoding efflux RND transporter periplasmic adaptor subunit — MATEISNTGSGTGDPILVGAGPDSTGPKLSAPKLAVPDPDVPDGCDGLAAPRRRAADVAGIASSNSPFGSAVNHQDASERLLERLDELSVVIAAVIFGIDSDDQLVLPQPLRLDPSDRNAQPQLAQLMSVCQQTASSGQVHSRRQLSPERVLIAFPIATGSDLPQVLGLMVALPDDLQRFTQSVLGLTEQFAIDHLQHRLQRQAELASDAAATVELLTRALATEDHKEACQVIVTELADHLQLRRAAIGMTSKGSRSCRLVALSDSTRIDASTAQTRLIENVMDEALLSGAITMAGSATGGHDAARNAAELARLHAATVLVVPLADAPEQPRAVLLAIIDSDRSVQPVRQFLHAAQNSLGAVLNALQTPRSSQTVRRLGRAVKSRSGSLAIAAGVLLLASLFIRIPHRETCDVRVEPRTKRFVAAPFDATLKECFVEPGDVVRQGDLLATLDGRELKWKRESLQADHDQAVKKRDAAQASRAYADQRIAQLEIDALRSELNLLDLRLSELQLRSPVDGMVVAGDLKRATGAPLTTGQSLFEVAPLDEMIIEASVRDDRIAYVQKDQPARLRLNAYPQRSWDARIEIVNPRSEIRDEENVFIAQCTLPNEQQLLRPGMKGTLKIDCGRRALGWVWFHRPAEAVSQWFWW, encoded by the coding sequence GTGGCGACCGAGATCTCCAACACCGGATCCGGCACCGGCGATCCGATCCTGGTCGGCGCCGGCCCCGATTCTACCGGCCCCAAACTCTCTGCACCCAAGCTCGCTGTACCGGATCCGGACGTACCGGATGGTTGTGACGGTCTTGCTGCACCGCGTCGCCGCGCGGCCGACGTCGCCGGTATCGCTTCTTCGAACTCTCCGTTCGGATCGGCGGTCAACCACCAGGACGCTTCTGAGCGTCTGTTGGAACGGCTGGACGAACTCTCGGTCGTTATCGCGGCCGTGATTTTTGGCATCGATTCTGACGACCAACTGGTTCTTCCCCAACCGCTGCGTTTGGATCCGAGCGACCGAAACGCGCAACCGCAGTTGGCACAGTTGATGTCGGTCTGTCAACAAACCGCCAGCAGCGGCCAAGTTCACTCTCGACGTCAACTTTCCCCAGAACGCGTCCTCATTGCATTTCCGATCGCAACGGGATCGGACTTGCCACAGGTGCTCGGTCTGATGGTTGCGTTGCCGGACGACCTGCAGCGTTTCACCCAATCCGTCCTTGGGTTGACCGAACAGTTTGCCATCGATCATCTTCAGCATCGTTTGCAACGGCAGGCGGAACTCGCATCCGATGCCGCCGCGACCGTTGAACTGTTGACCCGCGCGTTGGCGACCGAGGATCACAAGGAGGCCTGTCAGGTGATCGTGACGGAACTGGCCGATCACTTGCAACTGCGGCGGGCGGCGATCGGGATGACGTCGAAGGGATCACGAAGTTGCCGGCTGGTGGCGCTCAGCGATTCGACTCGAATCGATGCCTCGACCGCCCAGACCCGATTGATCGAGAACGTGATGGACGAAGCGTTGCTCTCGGGGGCGATCACGATGGCCGGCTCGGCCACCGGCGGACACGACGCGGCGCGCAACGCGGCCGAACTGGCCCGCCTACACGCCGCAACCGTCCTGGTTGTGCCGTTGGCCGACGCGCCCGAACAACCCCGCGCTGTGTTGTTGGCCATCATCGATTCGGATCGGTCGGTCCAGCCGGTTCGGCAGTTTTTGCACGCGGCGCAAAACTCGCTCGGCGCTGTCTTGAATGCACTGCAAACACCGCGTTCCTCTCAAACGGTTCGACGATTGGGCCGCGCCGTGAAATCGCGATCCGGCAGCCTTGCCATCGCGGCCGGTGTTCTGCTGCTGGCGTCGCTGTTCATACGCATTCCCCACCGCGAAACCTGCGACGTGCGAGTCGAACCGCGTACCAAACGATTCGTGGCGGCCCCGTTCGATGCGACGCTGAAAGAGTGTTTCGTTGAACCGGGCGATGTGGTCCGTCAGGGCGATCTGCTGGCAACGCTGGACGGCCGGGAATTGAAATGGAAACGAGAGTCGCTGCAAGCCGATCATGATCAGGCCGTCAAGAAACGCGATGCCGCCCAGGCATCACGGGCCTACGCCGATCAACGGATCGCACAACTGGAGATCGACGCTCTGCGGTCGGAACTGAATCTGCTGGACCTTCGTTTGAGTGAATTGCAGCTGCGCAGTCCCGTCGACGGGATGGTCGTGGCGGGGGATCTGAAGCGTGCCACGGGCGCTCCGTTGACGACCGGGCAGTCGCTGTTCGAGGTCGCGCCGCTGGACGAAATGATCATCGAAGCGTCCGTCAGGGACGACCGGATCGCGTACGTCCAAAAAGACCAACCCGCCCGACTGCGGCTGAACGCCTATCCCCAACGCAGCTGGGACGCGCGGATCGAAATCGTCAATCCACGCAGCGAGATTCGCGATGAAGAAAACGTGTTCATCGCCCAGTGCACGCTGCCCAACGAGCAACAGTTGCTGCGTCCGGGGATGAAAGGGACGCTCAAAATCGACTGTGGCCGTCGTGCGCTCGGCTGGGTTTGGTTTCACCGACCCGCCGAAGCCGTTTCACAGTGGTTCTGGTGGTAG